In Betaproteobacteria bacterium, the genomic window TCGGCCAACTCCTTCACCGAGGCAAAGCTGCCTTCGCTGATCCTGTCGGTCAGGTCGCGAAAGAAGCGCTCGACAAGGTTGAGCCACGAGGACGAGGTCGGCGTGAAATGCATGTGGAAGCGGGGATGCTTGGCCAGCCAGGCTTTGACCTCCGGATGCTTGTGGGTGGCATAGTTGTCGGCGATCAGATGGATCGCCAAGTGCTTGGGCGTTTCCCGATGGATCTTCTTGAGGAAGGCCAGCCATTCCTGGTGCCGATGCTGCTCGGCGATGGTCGTGATCAATTTGCCCTCCAGGTAGTTGAGGGCGGCGAACAGTGTCAGGGTGCCATGCCGAATGTAATCGTGGCTGGCGGTCTTGATATGACCGATGCCCAATGGCAGGCCCGGTTGGGTACGTTCCAGCGCCTGGCACTGCGACTTCTCATCACAGCACAGCACCAGTGCTTTCTCCGGCGGATTGAGATAGAGGCCGATGACATCCCAGAATTTGTCCTCGAAATGCGCGTCATTCGACAACTTGAAGGTGCGGGTCAGGTGCGGCTTGATGTCGTTGGCAGCCCACAGGCGCTGCACGCTGGCCTTGGAGATGCCTGCCGCTTGCGCCATGGTTCTGCAACTCCAACGCCCCAGCGTGGCCGGTGGCCGGGTGACCGTCTCCAAGGTCTTCTGTACGGCCGCGACCGGAAGCGCAGGCTTGCGGCCGCGACCGGGCGCATCCACCAGGCCCGCCAGCCGATGCGCGACGAACCGTCGGCACCAGTGACTCACCGTTACCCGCGTGACGCCAACCGCTTCGCTGATCGCGGTCTGCGTGCGCCCTTCGGCGGCCAAAAGAATAATCCGCGCACGTTGGCGATCCCGAACGGATACCGTGCTCGCTCGCAACCGCTTATTGACTCGGCACAATAATGCTTGAAATTTATGGGTCAGCCCCCATGTTGGACGAATGGAAAAAGACGACGCAAGATATTCGACACTTGAGCAACTGCACGAACGGCGTAAGCAAGTGGTGCGGCTGCACCGCAAGGGCTACGGCGTAATGCAAATCGTCGAGCTCAGTGGGCTTTCGTATCCGACAGTTCGGTCTGCGATTGATCGGTATGAAGAAGGTGGCCTT contains:
- a CDS encoding IS630 family transposase; the encoded protein is MTHKFQALLCRVNKRLRASTVSVRDRQRARIILLAAEGRTQTAISEAVGVTRVTVSHWCRRFVAHRLAGLVDAPGRGRKPALPVAAVQKTLETVTRPPATLGRWSCRTMAQAAGISKASVQRLWAANDIKPHLTRTFKLSNDAHFEDKFWDVIGLYLNPPEKALVLCCDEKSQCQALERTQPGLPLGIGHIKTASHDYIRHGTLTLFAALNYLEGKLITTIAEQHRHQEWLAFLKKIHRETPKHLAIHLIADNYATHKHPEVKAWLAKHPRFHMHFTPTSSSWLNLVERFFRDLTDRISEGSFASVKELADTIITYLAERNQNPKRYVWKASGEEILRKIQRARDVLAQQAVTT